Proteins co-encoded in one Pseudorhizobium banfieldiae genomic window:
- a CDS encoding ABC transporter permease — MPPRHMGMGLVGLLVLWQAGIWLFHPPAYILPPPADVLAAFVRQGGFLLRNSLVTIAEIAIGLGCGAVLGALAALAAAAFPRAGRLIWPAVLVLQGLPVFVLAPILVLWFGFGIASKAVMATIIIFFPVASAFADGLRRTEPAILDAVALTPATHWQTLRYIRAPLALPGLISGLRVAAPLAPIGAVVGEWVGASAGLGFVMVQANARMQTDIVFAAMVLLALLTLVLRLAVDVATARITPWAPEVHHTNPR, encoded by the coding sequence ATGCCACCCCGCCACATGGGGATGGGACTCGTCGGGCTGCTGGTGCTCTGGCAGGCCGGCATATGGCTCTTCCATCCCCCGGCCTATATCCTGCCGCCGCCGGCGGATGTCCTTGCCGCGTTCGTCCGGCAAGGCGGTTTCCTGCTTCGCAACAGCCTGGTCACCATCGCCGAGATCGCGATCGGGCTCGGCTGTGGCGCTGTTCTGGGTGCGCTCGCGGCGCTTGCCGCTGCCGCCTTCCCCCGTGCCGGCCGGCTGATCTGGCCGGCCGTCCTGGTGCTGCAGGGGCTGCCGGTTTTCGTGCTGGCGCCGATTCTTGTGTTGTGGTTCGGATTCGGGATCGCCTCCAAGGCCGTCATGGCGACGATCATCATCTTCTTCCCGGTCGCCTCCGCCTTTGCTGATGGCCTCCGCCGGACCGAACCTGCGATCCTCGATGCCGTTGCGCTGACCCCGGCGACCCATTGGCAGACCCTTCGCTACATCCGCGCGCCCCTGGCTCTGCCGGGCCTGATATCGGGCCTCCGCGTTGCCGCTCCCCTTGCGCCGATCGGCGCCGTGGTCGGCGAATGGGTCGGGGCGTCGGCCGGGCTGGGCTTCGTCATGGTGCAGGCGAATGCCCGCATGCAGACCGACATCGTCTTCGCCGCCATGGTCCTTCTTGCCCTGCTCACCCTTGTGCTGCGGCTTGCGGTCGATGTCGCGACAGCCCGCATCACCCCATGGGCGCCGGAAGTCCACCACACCAATCCAAGATAG